A stretch of the Opitutales bacterium genome encodes the following:
- a CDS encoding helix-turn-helix domain-containing protein, giving the protein MKRYLWSEVSPDEAAVHIGTSRLNSGRWTSRHDHDFFECFWCLEGRGAYWLNGEEIELRRGDFWLVRSTDVHAFLARGTDPLVFTNVAVSAAVFERANYLDRSVHALWHGERRHVIGGSEVTSLDTLVQEVAASSRDALDALFFLIGLLRIVRRPLAFSRKSGMPRRLEEALVVGRSPEHLRGGLVRLRQLSGYSAEHLSRVFRKHLKITPTEWLNRERILHARRLLEATSLSVLEISLECGFESASHFHNEFRKRVKQTPRRYRTRLLEVSGLASERSDNLDNG; this is encoded by the coding sequence TATTTGTGGAGTGAAGTGTCTCCAGACGAAGCCGCGGTTCACATTGGAACAAGCCGCTTAAACAGCGGGAGATGGACTTCGCGGCATGACCATGACTTTTTTGAATGTTTCTGGTGTCTTGAGGGACGCGGTGCCTACTGGCTGAATGGCGAGGAAATTGAATTGCGCCGCGGCGACTTTTGGCTGGTTCGGTCCACAGACGTCCATGCTTTCCTAGCCCGTGGGACTGATCCCCTAGTCTTCACTAATGTTGCTGTCAGTGCAGCGGTCTTTGAGCGGGCGAATTATCTCGATCGCTCGGTCCACGCGTTGTGGCATGGTGAGCGTCGCCATGTCATTGGTGGGTCTGAAGTGACGTCTCTGGACACTTTAGTTCAAGAGGTCGCAGCAAGTAGCCGCGATGCCCTTGATGCGCTATTCTTTCTTATCGGTCTGTTAAGGATAGTGCGTCGACCTTTGGCCTTTAGTAGGAAGTCTGGCATGCCCCGTAGGCTCGAGGAGGCTTTGGTCGTTGGTCGCAGTCCAGAGCATTTAAGGGGCGGTCTAGTCCGGTTGCGCCAATTGTCTGGATACTCAGCGGAACACCTAAGTCGCGTGTTTCGGAAGCACCTGAAAATAACCCCTACCGAATGGTTGAATCGCGAGAGAATCCTACATGCTCGACGTTTGCTCGAAGCAACCTCGCTAAGCGTCCTAGAGATTTCTTTGGAATGTGGGTTTGAGAGCGCCAGTCATTTTCATAACGAGTTCCGCAAGCGCGTGAAACAGACACCCAGGCGTTACCGAACCCGCTTGCTGGAAGTCTCCGGCCTAGCCAGCGAGCGTTCTGATAATCTCGACAATGGGTAA